Genomic segment of Polycladomyces abyssicola:
ATCAAAAGGGAACGCAATGGTGGAAAATGGGAAATTGTTGACGATCAATACCACGATCGCAATAATCTGTACGATAGTTTTCAATTTCCCCAGCACACTGGCCGCAATAACCTGGCCTTCCGCCGCCGCCACCATCCGAAGCCCTGTTACGGCAAATTCCCGACTGATGATGACAATCGCGATCCATGCCTCTAAACGCTGCATTTCCACCAAGGAAATCAAAGCCGCGGAAATCAGCAGTTTATCCGCCAATGGATCCAAGAATTTCCCCAAATTGGTCACCAGTTTCTTTTTTCGTGCGATATATCCATCCAAGCCGTCGGTGATCGCCGCCAAGATAAAAATGACGGCTGCAATGATTTCACTAATCGTGATCTCCCCGCCGCCGAAT
This window contains:
- the pgsA gene encoding CDP-diacylglycerol--glycerol-3-phosphate 3-phosphatidyltransferase, with the protein product MNLANKITLARIFLVPVVMIFLLVRLNLGVIRFGGGEITISEIIAAVIFILAAITDGLDGYIARKKKLVTNLGKFLDPLADKLLISAALISLVEMQRLEAWIAIVIISREFAVTGLRMVAAAEGQVIAASVLGKLKTIVQIIAIVVLIVNNFPFSTIAFPFDEIITWVAVIITLLSGIDYFSKNYQVIRFSKSR